TCAGAAACGTTTACTCGCGTTTAAAAACCTCTCTGAAGGCTTTTTGGGCGTATCCGCTCAGGGTCAGGTTTTCTCTCTTCGCCAGCTTTTCGAGGAGTTTTTGAGCGTGGCTTCCGTACTGGGCGGCCTTCTTCTCGCGCTCGACTATCTCCCTCGGCAGACCGAGCTCGCCGGCCGTCTTTCTGAGAATGGCCTTCCTGACGCCGTTCTCAATCTTTGCACTTACCGGTGTTCCCAGAGCGACGGACACGACCGCCAGGTCAAGGAATGGCACGCGCCCCTCAACGGAGTTGAGCATGGCTATCTTGTCGTCCCTGGCCAGGTTCCTCTCCCCCATCTCGAGGAGGTCCCTCTCCATCAGCGCCGGGTCCCTGAGGTACTTCGCATAGCCGCCGAACAGCTCATCCGCCCCCTGCCCGCTCAGGAGGAGCCTGCAGCCCTCTCCACCCGCGAGCCTCGTGGCGAAGTACAGGGGGATGCCTATCGCGAGATTCATTGCGTTCGGCTCCTCTATTGCGAAGATCACTCTAGGAACGGCCTCACGGACGTCATCCAAGTCAAAAACGTACTCCCGGAGGGGAAGTCCGAGAAGCTCGCTGGCTTTTCTGGCCCACTCTAGGTCCGGACTGCCCTCGGCGCCGGCGGTGTACAGGACGACATCGGAGTAGCGGGACGCCAGAAGGGCGATTAGCGCGCTGTCCAGCCCCCCTGAGAACAGGACTCCGGTTCTCTTTCCGACCCGGACCCTCACGGCGTGCTCCAGAACGTTCAAAAGTGCGCGCTTTGCCCCTTCCGGCGTTAGGGTTGCCCTCCTCAGCTCCGTGAGCGTGAAAACCTTCCTTCTCTCCACACCCCGCCGGGAGATTACAACGAGCTCACCGGGCTCCACGGGAATCGCTTCCTCGCCTATAGCCCAGAGAACCTTTCTCTCCGATGCGAAGAAACCTCTTGGGGAATAGTAGAGAGGCCTTATCCCCACGGGATCGCGGAAGAGGTATATCCTCTCCCCGTCGCTGAAAGCCACCGCGTAGTCGCCCTCAAGCATGAGCATGGCTTTTCTTACGGCCGCCTCCACGGACAGTCCTTCCCCAAGCAGGTGCTCGATGAGCCTGAGGATTACCTCGCTGTCGACGTCCGTCTCGAAGGATGCGCCTTTTTCCTCCAGGTACTCCCTCAGATGGGGGTGGTTGTAGATCTCCCCGTTGTGGACGAGGGCGAGGTCGTTGTAGAAGGGCTGAGTGTATCCCAAGGAGCCGGTCATCGCCAGCCTGCACTGAATGAGGCCAACCCTCCCGTCCGGGATCTCGGCAACGCGCGAGAAGTCTTCCGATTTGAACACTCCTGTGTCGGTCCACACACCGAAGGAGTCCTCTCCCCTGTGCTTTCCGGCGAGTATCATCCTCACGAACCTGTCTCTCAAACCTTCACCGATTCCTCCGGCTATCAGACACATGCTCCCACCGTACGGATTTGAACATACGATGCCAAAAGGCTTCTTCCTTATCCCTTGAAAAAGTTTTCACAATCCGTCCAACTAACTGAAAGTCCGCTCAAA
The Thermococcus radiotolerans genome window above contains:
- a CDS encoding DUF7411 family protein — its product is MCLIAGGIGEGLRDRFVRMILAGKHRGEDSFGVWTDTGVFKSEDFSRVAEIPDGRVGLIQCRLAMTGSLGYTQPFYNDLALVHNGEIYNHPHLREYLEEKGASFETDVDSEVILRLIEHLLGEGLSVEAAVRKAMLMLEGDYAVAFSDGERIYLFRDPVGIRPLYYSPRGFFASERKVLWAIGEEAIPVEPGELVVISRRGVERRKVFTLTELRRATLTPEGAKRALLNVLEHAVRVRVGKRTGVLFSGGLDSALIALLASRYSDVVLYTAGAEGSPDLEWARKASELLGLPLREYVFDLDDVREAVPRVIFAIEEPNAMNLAIGIPLYFATRLAGGEGCRLLLSGQGADELFGGYAKYLRDPALMERDLLEMGERNLARDDKIAMLNSVEGRVPFLDLAVVSVALGTPVSAKIENGVRKAILRKTAGELGLPREIVEREKKAAQYGSHAQKLLEKLAKRENLTLSGYAQKAFREVFKRE